A genomic region of Salvelinus alpinus chromosome 12, SLU_Salpinus.1, whole genome shotgun sequence contains the following coding sequences:
- the LOC139535583 gene encoding transcription factor E3-like isoform X2, which produces MSSRVLLRQQLMREQAQEQERREAQQQDSVAQLRATDSTPAIYVTLPPMAARPPPAQVPVEVLKVQTHLENPTKYHIQQSQRQQVKEYLSTTLGNKVAPQILGVSPLTLSSSAPEMAPTALSAPNSPMALLNLGSNKEELPGNLLDIYHSPGMAAPTLTVSNSCPADLTNIKREYSDTKVLVKERQKKDNHNLIERRRRFNINDRITELGAIIPKSSDPETRWNKGTILKASVDYIRKLQKEQQRAKEVEMRQKKLEHANHSLMLRIQELEMQAQLHGLSSLMSPGLSSDPSLRQQQHLQQGDHKLGPSSGEACSQTFLSLGAAAMAQPVLTSSPPSSDSPVVVTISSPLDLGSVSFTELDDPSNAGMYLDVGLGDIIMDEGYTLSPERVDPLFFVSPGASKTSSRRSSFSMEEDL; this is translated from the exons ATGTCGTCGCGTGTGCTGCTTCGGCAGCAGCTGATGCGGGAACAAGCCCAGGAACAAGAGAGACGGGAGGCCCAGCAGCAGGACTCTGTGGCTCAGCTCAGGGCAACTGACTCCACCCCTGCCATCTATGTCACTCTGCCCCCAATGGCTGCTCGCCCTCCACCCGCACAGGTGCCCGTGGAGGTGTTGAAG GTGCAGACCCATCTGGAGAACCCCACCAAGTATCACATCCAGCAGTCTCAGAGGCAGCAGGTGAAGGAGTATCTCTCCACCACCCTCGGCAATAAGGTGGCACCTCAAATCCTAGGTGTATCTCCCTTGACACTGTCTAGCTCTGCCCCTGAGATGGCTCCCACAGCCCTCAGTGCTCCAAACAGCCCAATGGCTTTACTCAACCTGGGATCCAACAAAGAGGAG CTCCCTGGGAACCTCCTGGATATATACCATAGTCCTGGAATGGCAGCACCTACCCTCACTGTCAGCAACTCCTGCCCTGCGGATCTGACCAATATTAAAAGGGAATACTCTG ATACCAAAGTGctggtgaaagagagacagaagaaggaCAACCATAACCTCA TTGAGAGGAGGCGGAGGTTTAACATCAATGACCGCATAACGGAGCTGGGGGCCATAATACCCAAGTCAAGTGACCC GGAGACGCGCTGGAATAAGGGCACCATTCTGAAGGCCTCGGTGGACTACATCAGGAAGCTGCAGAAGGAGCAGCAGAGAGCCAAGGAGGTAGAGATGCGTCAGAAGAAGCTGGAACATGCTAACCACAGCTTGATGCTGCGCATCCAG GAGTTGGAGATGCAGGCTCAGCTCCATGGCCTCTCCAGCCTGATGTCCCCTGGCCTGAGTTCAGACCCCTCCCTCCGTCAGCAGCAGCACCTTCAGCAGGGAGACCATAAACTGGGGCCCAGCTCTGGAGAGGCCTGCTCCCAAACCTTTCTCAGCCTGGGGGCAGCAGCCATGGCGCAGCCTGTCCTTACCTCCTCCCCACCTTCCTCTGACTCCCCTGTTGTTGTGACCATAAGCAGCCCCCTGGACCTGGGCAGTGTCAGCTTCACCGAGCTGGATGACCCCTCCAATGCTGGGATGTACCTAGACGTGGGGTTAGGGGACATCATCATGGATGAGGGGTACACACTGTCCCCAGAGAGGGTGGACCCACTGTTTTTCGTGTCACCAGGTGCCTCAAAGACCAGCAGTCGTAGGAGCAGCTTCAGTATGGAGGAGGACTTGTAG
- the LOC139535583 gene encoding transcription factor E3-like isoform X1 — MSSRVLLRQQLMREQAQEQERREAQQQDSVAQLRATDSTPAIYVTLPPMAARPPPAQVPVEVLKVQTHLENPTKYHIQQSQRQQVKEYLSTTLGNKVAPQILGVSPLTLSSSAPEMAPTALSAPNSPMALLNLGSNKEEIDGVIDDIISLESSFNDDFMTLIDLGLQLPSTLPGNLLDIYHSPGMAAPTLTVSNSCPADLTNIKREYSDTKVLVKERQKKDNHNLIERRRRFNINDRITELGAIIPKSSDPETRWNKGTILKASVDYIRKLQKEQQRAKEVEMRQKKLEHANHSLMLRIQELEMQAQLHGLSSLMSPGLSSDPSLRQQQHLQQGDHKLGPSSGEACSQTFLSLGAAAMAQPVLTSSPPSSDSPVVVTISSPLDLGSVSFTELDDPSNAGMYLDVGLGDIIMDEGYTLSPERVDPLFFVSPGASKTSSRRSSFSMEEDL, encoded by the exons ATGTCGTCGCGTGTGCTGCTTCGGCAGCAGCTGATGCGGGAACAAGCCCAGGAACAAGAGAGACGGGAGGCCCAGCAGCAGGACTCTGTGGCTCAGCTCAGGGCAACTGACTCCACCCCTGCCATCTATGTCACTCTGCCCCCAATGGCTGCTCGCCCTCCACCCGCACAGGTGCCCGTGGAGGTGTTGAAG GTGCAGACCCATCTGGAGAACCCCACCAAGTATCACATCCAGCAGTCTCAGAGGCAGCAGGTGAAGGAGTATCTCTCCACCACCCTCGGCAATAAGGTGGCACCTCAAATCCTAGGTGTATCTCCCTTGACACTGTCTAGCTCTGCCCCTGAGATGGCTCCCACAGCCCTCAGTGCTCCAAACAGCCCAATGGCTTTACTCAACCTGGGATCCAACAAAGAGGAG ATAGATGGCGTAATTGACGACATCATCAGCCTTGAATCAAGTTTCAATGATGACTTCATGACGTTAATTGACTTGGGTCTACAGCTGCCTAGTACA CTCCCTGGGAACCTCCTGGATATATACCATAGTCCTGGAATGGCAGCACCTACCCTCACTGTCAGCAACTCCTGCCCTGCGGATCTGACCAATATTAAAAGGGAATACTCTG ATACCAAAGTGctggtgaaagagagacagaagaaggaCAACCATAACCTCA TTGAGAGGAGGCGGAGGTTTAACATCAATGACCGCATAACGGAGCTGGGGGCCATAATACCCAAGTCAAGTGACCC GGAGACGCGCTGGAATAAGGGCACCATTCTGAAGGCCTCGGTGGACTACATCAGGAAGCTGCAGAAGGAGCAGCAGAGAGCCAAGGAGGTAGAGATGCGTCAGAAGAAGCTGGAACATGCTAACCACAGCTTGATGCTGCGCATCCAG GAGTTGGAGATGCAGGCTCAGCTCCATGGCCTCTCCAGCCTGATGTCCCCTGGCCTGAGTTCAGACCCCTCCCTCCGTCAGCAGCAGCACCTTCAGCAGGGAGACCATAAACTGGGGCCCAGCTCTGGAGAGGCCTGCTCCCAAACCTTTCTCAGCCTGGGGGCAGCAGCCATGGCGCAGCCTGTCCTTACCTCCTCCCCACCTTCCTCTGACTCCCCTGTTGTTGTGACCATAAGCAGCCCCCTGGACCTGGGCAGTGTCAGCTTCACCGAGCTGGATGACCCCTCCAATGCTGGGATGTACCTAGACGTGGGGTTAGGGGACATCATCATGGATGAGGGGTACACACTGTCCCCAGAGAGGGTGGACCCACTGTTTTTCGTGTCACCAGGTGCCTCAAAGACCAGCAGTCGTAGGAGCAGCTTCAGTATGGAGGAGGACTTGTAG